From a region of the Zingiber officinale cultivar Zhangliang chromosome 10B, Zo_v1.1, whole genome shotgun sequence genome:
- the LOC122029634 gene encoding homeobox-leucine zipper protein HOX3-like isoform X1 has protein sequence MGELGRSPSRLELTIGVPGFRSEGGSGGGNLRDLDMNQPAYGAEEEYPMGSIEEEEEEESGTPRPKKLRLSKDQSRLLEESFRQHHTLNPVCTKQKEALALKLKLRPRQVEVWFQNRRARTKLKQTEMECEYLKRCFGSLTEENRRLQREVEELRAMRVAPPTVLSPHTRQPLPASSLTMCPRCERVTTAATAVAAPRASAATMAAAMSPPAISPFRRPAAC, from the exons ATGGGGGAGTTGGGGAGGAGCCCTTCTCGGCTAGAGCTCACCATCGGAGTCCCTGGTTTCCGCTCTG AAGGAGGCAGCGGCGGCGGCAACTTGAGGGATTTGGACATGAACCAGCCAGCTTATGGGGCAGAGGAGGAGTACCCCATGGGCAGCatcgaagaggaggaggaggaggaaagtgGCACTCCCCGTCCCAAGAAGCTCCGCCTCTCCAAGGACCAGTCCAGGCTCCTGGAAGAAAGCTTCCGGCAGCACCACACCCTGAACCCAGTATGCACA AAGCAGAAGGAAGCGTTGGCATTGAAGCTGAAGCTGAGGCCGCGCCAGGTGGAGGTGTGGTTTCAGAACCGCAGGGCCAG GACGAAGCTGAAGCAGACGGAGATGGAGTGCGAGTACCTGAAGCGCTGCTTCGGGTCCCTGACGGAGGAGAACCGCCGGTTGCAGCGGGAGGTGGAGGAGCTGCGGGCGATGCGCGTGGCGCCGCCCACCGTGCTCTCCCCGCACACACGCCAGCCGCTGCCGGCGTCGTCCTTGACCATGTGCCCGCGCTGCGAGCGGGTGACCACCGCCGCTACTGCCGTCGCCGCGCCGCGTGCCAGTGCAGCCACCATGGCGGCAGCGATGTCGCCGCCCGCTATCTCGCCGTTCCGGCGCCCCGCTGCTTGCTGA
- the LOC122029634 gene encoding homeobox-leucine zipper protein HOX3-like isoform X2: MGELGRSPSRLELTIGVPGFRSGGSGGGNLRDLDMNQPAYGAEEEYPMGSIEEEEEEESGTPRPKKLRLSKDQSRLLEESFRQHHTLNPVCTKQKEALALKLKLRPRQVEVWFQNRRARTKLKQTEMECEYLKRCFGSLTEENRRLQREVEELRAMRVAPPTVLSPHTRQPLPASSLTMCPRCERVTTAATAVAAPRASAATMAAAMSPPAISPFRRPAAC; encoded by the exons ATGGGGGAGTTGGGGAGGAGCCCTTCTCGGCTAGAGCTCACCATCGGAGTCCCTGGTTTCCGCTCTG GAGGCAGCGGCGGCGGCAACTTGAGGGATTTGGACATGAACCAGCCAGCTTATGGGGCAGAGGAGGAGTACCCCATGGGCAGCatcgaagaggaggaggaggaggaaagtgGCACTCCCCGTCCCAAGAAGCTCCGCCTCTCCAAGGACCAGTCCAGGCTCCTGGAAGAAAGCTTCCGGCAGCACCACACCCTGAACCCAGTATGCACA AAGCAGAAGGAAGCGTTGGCATTGAAGCTGAAGCTGAGGCCGCGCCAGGTGGAGGTGTGGTTTCAGAACCGCAGGGCCAG GACGAAGCTGAAGCAGACGGAGATGGAGTGCGAGTACCTGAAGCGCTGCTTCGGGTCCCTGACGGAGGAGAACCGCCGGTTGCAGCGGGAGGTGGAGGAGCTGCGGGCGATGCGCGTGGCGCCGCCCACCGTGCTCTCCCCGCACACACGCCAGCCGCTGCCGGCGTCGTCCTTGACCATGTGCCCGCGCTGCGAGCGGGTGACCACCGCCGCTACTGCCGTCGCCGCGCCGCGTGCCAGTGCAGCCACCATGGCGGCAGCGATGTCGCCGCCCGCTATCTCGCCGTTCCGGCGCCCCGCTGCTTGCTGA
- the LOC122029634 gene encoding homeobox-leucine zipper protein HOX3-like isoform X3, protein MGELGRSPSRLELTIGVPGFRSEGGSGGGNLRDLDMNQPAYGAEEEYPMGSIEEEEEEESGTPRPKKLRLSKDQSRLLEESFRQHHTLNPKQKEALALKLKLRPRQVEVWFQNRRARTKLKQTEMECEYLKRCFGSLTEENRRLQREVEELRAMRVAPPTVLSPHTRQPLPASSLTMCPRCERVTTAATAVAAPRASAATMAAAMSPPAISPFRRPAAC, encoded by the exons ATGGGGGAGTTGGGGAGGAGCCCTTCTCGGCTAGAGCTCACCATCGGAGTCCCTGGTTTCCGCTCTG AAGGAGGCAGCGGCGGCGGCAACTTGAGGGATTTGGACATGAACCAGCCAGCTTATGGGGCAGAGGAGGAGTACCCCATGGGCAGCatcgaagaggaggaggaggaggaaagtgGCACTCCCCGTCCCAAGAAGCTCCGCCTCTCCAAGGACCAGTCCAGGCTCCTGGAAGAAAGCTTCCGGCAGCACCACACCCTGAACCCA AAGCAGAAGGAAGCGTTGGCATTGAAGCTGAAGCTGAGGCCGCGCCAGGTGGAGGTGTGGTTTCAGAACCGCAGGGCCAG GACGAAGCTGAAGCAGACGGAGATGGAGTGCGAGTACCTGAAGCGCTGCTTCGGGTCCCTGACGGAGGAGAACCGCCGGTTGCAGCGGGAGGTGGAGGAGCTGCGGGCGATGCGCGTGGCGCCGCCCACCGTGCTCTCCCCGCACACACGCCAGCCGCTGCCGGCGTCGTCCTTGACCATGTGCCCGCGCTGCGAGCGGGTGACCACCGCCGCTACTGCCGTCGCCGCGCCGCGTGCCAGTGCAGCCACCATGGCGGCAGCGATGTCGCCGCCCGCTATCTCGCCGTTCCGGCGCCCCGCTGCTTGCTGA
- the LOC122029103 gene encoding transmembrane ascorbate ferrireductase 2-like, whose translation MVAKDDLFVLIISVNPFPALKFHNDKEIDSFYSLHPTLGLPFLVHPGCFRNWDFFLLSWHIISGLLGKAICLQSSDIISSYSNYA comes from the exons ATGGTGGCAAAAGATGATTTGTTCGTCCTCATTATCTCCGTCAACCCGTTCCCAG CTTTAAAGTTCCACAATGACAAGGAAATTGACAGCTTCTACAGTCTGCACCCCACATTGGGTCTGCCATTCCTCGTG CATCCTGGTTGCTTTAGAAATTGGGATTTCTTCTTGCTTTCGTGGCACATAATTTCTGGGCTCTTAGGAAAGGCTATATGTCTTCAAAGCAGTGATATAATATCAAGTTACTCGAATTACGCTTAA